The Syntrophorhabdaceae bacterium genome has a window encoding:
- a CDS encoding HesA/MoeB/ThiF family protein gives MTEGKKRDGQAIHFSAEEIQRYSRQMMIPAIGLEGQERLKKSKVCIAGAGGLGSVSAYYLAAAGVGCIRLVDRDRVELSNLNRQILHFTGDLGEPKVLSALDKLERLNPNCRVEALQADINEGNIFEVIGDCQVIIDALDNIRTRRILNLATVRSRIPLIYGGVEAFSGMASTFISGETPCFECLFSHISEEEKAKGVVGPVPALIGSIQALEAIKILLGDRPSLAGTLLYFSGMSMTFQNILVERNPLCPICGQPPVEA, from the coding sequence ATGACGGAGGGAAAGAAAAGGGACGGGCAGGCCATTCATTTTTCGGCCGAGGAGATCCAGCGCTATTCCCGGCAGATGATGATCCCCGCCATCGGGCTCGAGGGGCAGGAACGTCTCAAGAAGTCAAAGGTGTGCATCGCCGGTGCGGGGGGGTTGGGGTCCGTTTCGGCATATTACCTTGCCGCTGCCGGCGTGGGATGCATCAGGCTCGTCGACCGCGACAGGGTGGAGCTCTCGAACCTGAACAGGCAGATACTCCACTTTACCGGGGATCTGGGAGAGCCGAAGGTCCTCTCTGCCCTCGACAAACTGGAGAGGCTTAATCCCAATTGCCGGGTGGAGGCGCTGCAAGCGGACATCAATGAGGGCAACATCTTTGAGGTGATCGGTGATTGTCAGGTGATCATCGATGCGCTCGACAACATAAGGACGCGAAGGATCCTCAACCTTGCGACCGTCCGAAGCCGGATACCCCTCATATACGGGGGCGTGGAGGCCTTTTCGGGAATGGCATCCACCTTTATCTCCGGCGAAACCCCCTGCTTTGAGTGCCTGTTTTCCCATATTTCCGAGGAGGAAAAGGCAAAAGGGGTGGTGGGTCCCGTGCCGGCCCTCATAGGGTCGATACAGGCGCTGGAGGCCATCAAGATCCTTCTGGGAGACCGCCCGTCGCTTGCAGGTACACTTCTGTACTTTTCCGGCATGAGCATGACGTTCCAGAACATCCTTGTGGAGAGGAACCCCCTGTGTCCCATATGCGGGCAGCCCCCTGTGGAGGCATGA
- a CDS encoding thiamine pyrophosphate-binding protein codes for MQGKQALRAFFREEDISHIFQLPGLHTLALNAELFCDENIKTITARHETNLAFMADGYARVSGKPAVIVITPGPGLGNIVSGCMEAYSDDVPLFIIHIDTDRKDIGKGILHELKAPEDIFRHFIKASFRVDGPPALRSSLEDALRTCSTGRKGPVLVSIPFGLLDKEIPASDRKTQPPPGEPADSGRTQAFVAGLERILEGKRRPVLLGGKALMNPRAGGLVDEICGRGIPFLTSTGGKGITSDRNPFSFGNMMAKGVSRDILASADVVIAAGTRLRDVDAKRRGVKIDELVHIDVDDRWIGRNYPTVLHCAGDVDGALEGFARIVREKTFSWDIAGLRKRRDSEMGELSTSPGGYALIELLRNAVPEDAIIACDLNMPSYWAEYYLPVYFQRSFIMPRGISPIFYSLAAALGAKTARPDLPCLALCGDGGGLPQMAELATIMKYTIPITIFVHNNNSYSILEDAMQSRHHISGSMELYNPDFVKLARAFGIKARRTRTLRGLREIFSRDVHWDEPFLVEFTDNVSSPPWNQ; via the coding sequence ATGCAAGGAAAACAGGCCCTTAGAGCATTTTTTCGGGAAGAGGATATTTCTCATATCTTCCAATTACCCGGTTTACATACACTTGCCCTCAATGCGGAGCTTTTTTGCGATGAAAACATCAAAACGATAACTGCGCGTCATGAAACAAATCTTGCTTTCATGGCCGACGGGTATGCCAGGGTCTCGGGCAAACCGGCCGTTATTGTCATAACACCCGGGCCCGGCCTCGGCAATATTGTGTCGGGCTGCATGGAAGCTTATTCCGACGATGTTCCGCTTTTCATCATCCATATCGACACGGACAGAAAGGATATCGGAAAAGGCATCCTTCACGAACTGAAGGCGCCGGAGGACATATTCAGGCACTTCATCAAGGCCTCCTTCAGAGTCGATGGGCCCCCGGCCCTCAGGTCATCACTGGAAGACGCCCTGAGAACCTGCTCAACGGGTCGCAAGGGGCCCGTTCTCGTGTCTATCCCCTTCGGTCTTCTCGATAAAGAGATCCCCGCATCAGACCGAAAAACCCAACCGCCCCCGGGAGAGCCTGCGGATTCCGGCAGGACACAAGCCTTTGTCGCGGGCCTGGAGCGTATCCTTGAAGGCAAGCGCAGGCCTGTCCTTTTGGGCGGCAAGGCGCTCATGAATCCTCGGGCAGGAGGTCTTGTGGATGAGATCTGCGGTCGGGGGATACCTTTTTTGACCTCAACGGGAGGAAAGGGGATAACAAGCGACCGAAACCCCTTCTCCTTCGGGAATATGATGGCAAAGGGCGTCTCCCGCGATATCCTCGCATCGGCAGACGTTGTCATCGCCGCCGGCACAAGGCTGCGGGACGTGGACGCAAAGCGCAGGGGCGTCAAGATCGATGAACTGGTGCATATCGATGTCGATGACCGGTGGATCGGAAGGAACTACCCCACCGTGCTTCATTGCGCGGGAGACGTCGACGGGGCGCTGGAAGGGTTCGCCCGGATCGTCCGGGAGAAAACGTTTTCCTGGGACATCGCGGGCCTGAGGAAGAGACGGGATTCGGAAATGGGCGAACTGAGCACATCGCCAGGCGGCTATGCCCTTATCGAACTGTTGCGCAATGCCGTGCCCGAAGATGCCATAATCGCCTGCGACCTCAATATGCCTTCCTACTGGGCGGAGTATTATCTGCCCGTTTACTTCCAGCGAAGCTTCATTATGCCCAGGGGAATATCACCCATATTTTATTCCCTCGCGGCGGCCCTGGGAGCAAAGACTGCCCGACCCGACCTTCCCTGCCTGGCCCTGTGCGGCGACGGGGGCGGGCTTCCGCAGATGGCCGAGCTGGCGACCATCATGAAATACACCATACCCATCACCATTTTCGTCCATAACAACAACAGCTATTCCATCCTTGAGGATGCAATGCAGAGCCGGCATCACATCAGCGGCTCCATGGAACTCTACAACCCCGACTTCGTGAAACTCGCCCGTGCCTTCGGCATCAAGGCCAGGAGAACGCGCACCCTCCGGGGCCTCAGGGAGATCTTTTCCCGCGATGTGCACTGGGACGAGCCCTTTCTCGTCGAATTTACCGACAATGTCTCATCCCCGCCATGGAATCAATAG
- the nspC gene encoding carboxynorspermidine decarboxylase translates to MGAELKIDETLRTVAARDTRAAPMYHALNDGDRRKILKSLDKAGLKTLTHLIRKSRKRVFREAEERIPGVAAGVARTPAYLIDESLVEENMRVLRYVKDRTGCRILHALKAYASFATFGVMTPYLDGVCASGANEARLGREEFGKEVHTFGAAYGEKDIRAVLRYSDFVIFNSFHQLGRYGAMARRLGREVGLRVNPGHAEVESLMYNPCAPCSRLGIVHDEFERDFPGFAGCVRGLHFHAMCEQNSDVLQRVLRSFERLYAPYLRGLKWVNFGGGHHITRDDYDLERLIDLIDNFKSKYGVQVYLEPGEASVYHAGVLVSAVVDVVRNEMEIAILDTSAETHMPDVLLMPYRPHVMGSAEGGAKRHTYRLAGPSCLAGDVIGDYSFDGPLERGTRLVLTDMALYSIVKSTTFNGIGLPDISVLRKGGGVEIVKRFRYGDYRNRQS, encoded by the coding sequence ATGGGCGCTGAACTGAAGATCGACGAAACCCTGCGGACCGTGGCTGCAAGGGATACCCGTGCCGCCCCGATGTACCATGCCCTGAATGACGGTGATAGGCGGAAGATCCTCAAGTCCCTCGATAAGGCGGGGTTGAAGACACTGACACATCTCATCAGGAAGTCCCGGAAGAGGGTGTTCCGGGAGGCGGAGGAAAGGATCCCAGGTGTTGCAGCCGGCGTTGCCCGCACCCCGGCATACCTCATTGATGAGAGCCTTGTCGAGGAGAACATGCGCGTCCTGAGGTATGTGAAGGACAGGACGGGCTGCCGGATACTCCACGCCTTGAAGGCATATGCGTCCTTTGCCACCTTCGGGGTGATGACCCCGTATCTTGATGGGGTGTGTGCAAGCGGCGCCAACGAGGCGAGGCTGGGGCGGGAAGAGTTCGGGAAGGAGGTCCATACCTTCGGTGCGGCCTATGGCGAAAAGGACATTCGGGCCGTGCTCAGGTATTCAGATTTCGTCATTTTCAATTCCTTTCATCAGCTCGGCAGGTACGGCGCCATGGCGCGTCGCCTTGGACGCGAAGTGGGTCTTCGGGTCAACCCCGGACACGCCGAGGTGGAGTCCTTGATGTACAATCCCTGTGCCCCCTGCTCGAGGTTGGGAATAGTCCACGACGAGTTCGAACGCGACTTCCCCGGTTTTGCGGGATGTGTGAGGGGGCTGCATTTTCACGCGATGTGTGAGCAGAATTCGGATGTCCTTCAGAGGGTCCTGAGGTCCTTCGAGAGGCTCTACGCACCGTACCTGAGGGGTCTGAAATGGGTGAATTTCGGTGGGGGCCATCACATAACGCGGGATGACTACGACCTCGAACGCCTGATAGACCTCATTGACAATTTCAAGAGTAAATACGGGGTGCAGGTCTATCTTGAGCCCGGCGAAGCCAGCGTCTACCATGCCGGAGTTCTTGTCTCCGCCGTTGTCGATGTCGTAAGGAATGAGATGGAGATCGCCATACTCGACACATCCGCCGAAACGCACATGCCCGATGTTCTTCTTATGCCTTACAGACCGCACGTGATGGGCTCCGCCGAAGGGGGAGCGAAGAGGCATACGTACCGTCTGGCCGGGCCAAGCTGCCTGGCGGGGGATGTTATCGGGGACTACTCCTTTGATGGGCCCCTCGAGCGCGGGACAAGGCTCGTTCTTACCGACATGGCCCTCTACAGCATCGTAAAAAGCACCACCTTCAATGGCATCGGTCTTCCCGACATATCGGTCCTGAGAAAGGGCGGCGGGGTAGAGATCGTAAAACGATTCCGCTACGGGGATTACCGCAACAGGCAATCCTAG
- a CDS encoding XRE family transcriptional regulator — MAKSGEVSIGERIKVLRQAKNLTQEELATRAGLTKGFISQIERNLTSLSVESLIGILDALDEKPSNFFNGAFDEKIVFKLKDRVDLEINGVKGFQILVPAAQNRLLDPALLELGMGEKTPEEEPHEGEEFGFVLSGSVDLVLGGKPQKLKKGECFYYKATRKHYIINRRRAMAVLLWVSSPPNF; from the coding sequence ATGGCTAAATCGGGCGAAGTGAGCATTGGGGAGAGGATCAAGGTTCTGAGACAGGCCAAGAATCTCACCCAGGAGGAATTGGCGACCCGGGCGGGGTTGACGAAGGGTTTTATCTCCCAGATAGAGCGGAACCTTACATCTCTATCCGTCGAGAGCCTGATCGGCATACTGGATGCTCTCGATGAAAAGCCCTCGAATTTTTTTAACGGCGCTTTCGATGAAAAGATCGTTTTTAAGCTCAAAGACAGGGTTGATCTTGAGATCAATGGCGTAAAGGGTTTTCAGATACTTGTACCGGCGGCGCAGAACCGGCTCCTGGATCCGGCGCTTCTCGAGCTTGGCATGGGCGAGAAGACTCCGGAGGAGGAACCCCATGAGGGTGAGGAGTTCGGGTTTGTCCTTTCCGGCAGTGTTGACCTCGTGCTGGGTGGAAAACCGCAGAAATTGAAGAAAGGCGAGTGCTTCTATTATAAGGCGACCAGGAAGCATTACATTATAAACAGACGAAGAGCAATGGCAGTCTTGTTGTGGGTATCTTCTCCCCCTAATTTTTAG
- the speB gene encoding agmatinase: protein MKGVFHNQYMCSRPNEGPSGITLLGCPLDITSSFRNGSKFGPESLRRASWTLETYSPYLDLDLSEIDFADAGDLELPPGNLLESLDIIEEAVARMAASGCRPLLFGGEHLVTYPILKAMKKSFPLFQLVHFDAHCDLRDEYEGERLSHATVMNLVRELGVTQMHQIGIRSGTRQEFKELSAVTSLAMLEQRLDRRTPVYVSFDMDVFDPSLVPGVTTPEPGGLMFKEVMDYLHVLRGMDIIGADVVELAPDYDTSFVSSICASKVAREIVMLLNSPTK, encoded by the coding sequence ATGAAAGGTGTTTTTCACAACCAGTATATGTGTTCCAGACCCAACGAAGGGCCATCAGGCATTACATTGCTCGGCTGTCCGCTGGATATCACGTCGTCTTTTCGGAACGGGTCCAAATTCGGCCCCGAGAGCCTGAGAAGGGCGTCATGGACCCTGGAGACGTACAGTCCCTACCTTGACCTGGATCTCAGCGAGATCGATTTTGCCGATGCAGGCGACCTTGAGCTTCCCCCGGGAAACCTCCTGGAATCCCTTGACATCATCGAGGAAGCCGTGGCACGGATGGCGGCAAGTGGCTGCAGACCCTTGCTTTTCGGCGGAGAGCACCTTGTGACGTATCCCATTCTGAAGGCCATGAAGAAGTCCTTTCCCCTGTTTCAGCTCGTCCATTTCGATGCCCACTGCGACCTCAGGGACGAATATGAGGGCGAAAGGCTCTCGCATGCCACGGTAATGAACCTCGTCAGGGAACTCGGTGTAACGCAGATGCATCAGATAGGCATACGGTCGGGGACGAGGCAGGAGTTCAAGGAACTCTCCGCCGTGACATCGCTGGCGATGCTGGAGCAGCGTCTCGACAGGAGAACGCCGGTCTACGTGAGCTTCGATATGGACGTTTTCGACCCCTCCCTGGTGCCCGGTGTTACCACTCCGGAGCCTGGAGGGCTCATGTTCAAAGAAGTTATGGATTATCTGCATGTTCTCAGGGGAATGGACATCATAGGCGCTGATGTGGTGGAACTCGCGCCCGATTATGACACCAGCTTTGTCTCTTCCATCTGCGCCTCCAAGGTCGCCAGGGAGATCGTCATGCTCTTGAATTCCCCCACCAAATAA
- a CDS encoding saccharopine dehydrogenase family protein: MNTNNHGRIMIIGAGGVATVAAHKCAQLPGVFQEILVASRTLSKCDAIRDDIRKRYGRDIRTARVDADNVRELVTLIGSFRPDAVLNLALPYQDLHIMDACLEAGVHYIDTANYEPLDEAHFEYSWQWAYHDRFRQKGIMALLGSGFDPGVTNVFTAYAGKHLFDEIHYLDILDCNAGTHGHVFATNFNPEINIREVTQVVRHWREGEWIETPAIIDEDGVHFSFDYPVAGVKESYLLYHEELESLVRNVKGLKKARFWMTFSENYLTHLKVLRNVGMTRIDEVDYEGQAVVPIRFLKALLPEPVSLGTKYTGKTVIGNVMTGIKGGEAITRYIYNVCDHEEAFRETGTQAIAYTTGVPAMIGAMMVLTGAWQGTGVFNMEQFDPDPFMEALGTYGLPWQVVEHAPLPEGP; the protein is encoded by the coding sequence ATGAATACGAACAACCACGGAAGGATCATGATAATAGGGGCGGGAGGCGTTGCCACGGTAGCTGCCCACAAATGCGCGCAGCTTCCCGGGGTCTTTCAGGAGATCCTTGTCGCCAGCAGAACCCTCTCCAAATGCGATGCCATAAGGGACGACATCAGGAAGAGATACGGCAGGGATATCCGGACGGCCCGCGTGGATGCCGACAATGTCCGGGAACTCGTCACCCTCATAGGGTCGTTCAGGCCGGATGCTGTTCTCAACCTGGCCCTGCCTTACCAGGACCTGCACATCATGGATGCCTGTCTTGAGGCCGGGGTACATTACATAGACACGGCCAATTATGAACCCCTCGACGAGGCGCATTTCGAGTACAGCTGGCAATGGGCATATCATGACCGGTTCCGGCAGAAAGGGATCATGGCCCTTCTCGGTTCAGGGTTCGATCCCGGAGTGACGAATGTCTTTACCGCTTACGCCGGGAAGCATCTTTTCGACGAGATACATTACCTGGACATACTCGACTGCAATGCCGGGACCCACGGCCACGTGTTCGCCACGAACTTCAATCCCGAGATCAACATCCGCGAGGTAACGCAGGTGGTGCGTCACTGGAGAGAGGGAGAATGGATTGAAACGCCCGCAATAATAGATGAGGACGGCGTTCATTTCAGTTTCGACTATCCCGTAGCGGGAGTGAAGGAGAGCTATCTCCTTTATCATGAGGAGCTGGAATCTCTCGTCCGTAACGTGAAAGGACTGAAGAAGGCCAGATTCTGGATGACTTTTTCCGAGAACTACCTGACCCACCTCAAGGTCTTGAGGAATGTGGGCATGACGAGAATAGACGAGGTTGATTACGAGGGGCAGGCGGTCGTTCCCATAAGATTCCTCAAGGCCCTTCTTCCCGAACCGGTCTCCCTGGGAACGAAATACACGGGAAAGACCGTCATCGGCAATGTCATGACGGGTATCAAGGGCGGAGAGGCCATCACCCGGTACATCTACAACGTGTGCGATCATGAAGAGGCATTCAGGGAGACAGGTACGCAGGCGATCGCCTACACAACGGGCGTACCCGCAATGATCGGGGCGATGATGGTACTCACCGGGGCCTGGCAGGGGACAGGTGTGTTCAATATGGAACAGTTCGACCCCGACCCGTTCATGGAGGCCCTCGGCACATACGGCCTTCCCTGGCAGGTTGTCGAGCACGCTCCATTGCCGGAAGGGCCATGA
- a CDS encoding helix-turn-helix transcriptional regulator, producing MKSTESSESPRATGTKKMDKETAMKIHGLEEKNEALTTLLARGEDDKRILEDRIKSNVKELVLPYVEKLKVTELNIEQLTYLEIIETTIKNVFSSFLQKITSKQYHFTPKEIQVATLIREGKTTKQIADIMKVTRSAIGLHRHHIRNKLGLGKAKVNLRSYLLSLQ from the coding sequence ATGAAATCTACAGAATCAAGCGAATCCCCCAGAGCAACAGGAACGAAAAAAATGGACAAAGAGACAGCGATGAAGATCCACGGTCTCGAGGAGAAGAATGAGGCCCTGACGACATTGCTTGCCCGCGGAGAAGACGACAAGAGGATCCTTGAAGACCGGATCAAGTCGAACGTGAAGGAGCTTGTGCTTCCTTATGTCGAGAAGCTTAAGGTGACAGAGCTCAACATTGAACAGCTGACCTATCTCGAGATCATCGAGACGACCATAAAGAACGTGTTTTCGTCGTTCCTCCAGAAGATAACCTCCAAGCAATATCACTTTACGCCAAAGGAGATCCAGGTAGCCACGCTTATCCGTGAGGGAAAGACGACGAAACAGATCGCCGATATCATGAAAGTGACACGAAGCGCCATCGGACTGCACCGTCATCACATCAGAAACAAGCTGGGCCTCGGCAAGGCAAAAGTGAACCTCCGGTCCTATCTGCTGTCGCTGCAATAG
- a CDS encoding radical SAM protein, whose product MMIREIVTKNALAKTGISGYDRCLNPYIGCGHGCKYCYATFMKRFTGHLEPWGDFVDVKINVADALRRQLRRIKEGTLIIGTVTDPYQPLEEKYCVTRDCLSALVSSSLKVHILSRSPLVVRDIDILKQLPGVEVGLSITTNNEDVKRVFEPRAPSIVARVNALKALHDAGLKTYVFVGPMLPMEPAVLAEMIGDVADEVLIDRLNYAGKVAGLLRSSGFAPQMTMPHSRAVARVLHDILTEKGVPVSILFS is encoded by the coding sequence ATGATGATACGGGAAATAGTCACGAAGAATGCGCTCGCGAAAACGGGCATATCAGGGTACGATCGTTGTCTGAACCCTTATATCGGTTGCGGACACGGGTGCAAGTATTGTTATGCGACCTTCATGAAAAGATTTACCGGGCATCTCGAGCCGTGGGGCGATTTTGTCGACGTGAAGATCAATGTCGCCGATGCACTGCGCCGGCAACTGAGGCGCATCAAAGAAGGCACCCTTATTATAGGCACCGTGACAGACCCCTACCAGCCGCTGGAAGAAAAGTATTGCGTTACCCGGGACTGCCTGTCGGCCCTCGTCTCGTCGTCCCTGAAGGTGCACATACTGTCCCGCTCCCCGCTTGTCGTAAGGGACATCGACATCCTCAAACAACTGCCTGGCGTAGAGGTCGGTCTTTCGATAACAACAAACAACGAGGACGTGAAGAGGGTCTTCGAACCCCGGGCACCTTCCATCGTCGCCCGCGTCAATGCCCTGAAGGCCCTTCACGATGCGGGGCTCAAGACATACGTATTCGTTGGGCCCATGCTTCCCATGGAACCGGCGGTTCTCGCCGAGATGATCGGCGATGTCGCCGACGAGGTCCTCATCGACAGGTTGAACTATGCCGGCAAGGTCGCCGGCCTTCTTCGCTCCTCGGGGTTTGCCCCGCAGATGACGATGCCGCACTCACGGGCCGTTGCCCGGGTACTTCATGACATCCTGACGGAAAAGGGCGTCCCCGTTTCGATCCTCTTCTCGTGA
- the tig gene encoding trigger factor, giving the protein MKVQVEALDRVRKKVEVLLPEETVSGIRESIYDEIRKNAKIKGFRQGKVPRPVITQYYKDYIEEETRKRMLQNTMFEALKEANVEPVMEPMADFLEGDKQGYTLECEILPEIELPQYKGIEIEAEPIVISDADVEQRIESMRNFHASFEAKEGEAAAEKGDFIVIKYQGYRDGEALKQIAADSYPLELGNGMLMPDFENAVIGMKQNEERDAEVTFPDDYPDKELASQKILFKVTMKEIKRKVLPEVNDEFARDMSFENLEVMHKGVKEELFKEKEGFRKRELTQKALNALLKDMDIPVPKRFLEKRVYGMIEEAQSRYQTDKFSAEEMKALSEKMHGEFEKRAEERIKVEIILSGIGRKEGIEADDKDVEDRLKTIAEDANKTYNEVKGIYEQYGLVDGLKDSIVEEKAVDFVLASAVIKDAPKEKE; this is encoded by the coding sequence ATGAAAGTTCAGGTTGAAGCGCTCGACAGAGTGAGAAAAAAAGTGGAAGTTCTTCTTCCCGAGGAAACGGTTTCCGGGATAAGGGAATCGATCTATGATGAGATAAGAAAGAACGCCAAGATCAAGGGGTTCAGGCAGGGAAAGGTCCCGAGACCCGTTATCACCCAGTATTACAAGGACTATATTGAAGAGGAAACAAGGAAAAGGATGCTCCAGAACACCATGTTCGAGGCATTGAAAGAAGCCAATGTGGAGCCCGTCATGGAGCCCATGGCCGATTTCCTGGAAGGCGACAAACAGGGTTATACCCTTGAATGCGAGATCCTCCCGGAGATCGAACTGCCCCAGTACAAAGGCATAGAGATCGAGGCGGAGCCCATTGTCATCTCCGATGCGGATGTGGAACAGCGCATCGAGAGCATGCGCAACTTTCATGCCAGTTTCGAGGCGAAGGAAGGAGAAGCCGCGGCTGAGAAGGGCGATTTTATCGTCATCAAATACCAGGGCTACCGCGATGGCGAGGCCTTGAAGCAGATCGCCGCCGACAGTTATCCCCTGGAACTCGGAAACGGAATGCTGATGCCCGACTTCGAAAATGCCGTCATCGGCATGAAGCAGAACGAGGAGAGGGACGCGGAAGTGACCTTCCCCGACGATTATCCCGACAAAGAGCTCGCTTCGCAGAAGATCCTTTTCAAGGTCACCATGAAAGAGATCAAGCGGAAGGTGCTTCCCGAGGTCAACGATGAATTTGCCAGGGATATGAGCTTCGAAAATCTCGAGGTCATGCATAAGGGCGTGAAGGAAGAGCTGTTTAAGGAGAAGGAAGGTTTTCGCAAGCGCGAACTGACCCAGAAGGCTTTGAACGCGCTCCTCAAGGACATGGACATCCCCGTTCCGAAACGGTTCCTGGAAAAGCGGGTGTATGGGATGATCGAGGAAGCACAGTCGCGCTACCAGACGGACAAATTCTCCGCTGAGGAGATGAAGGCCCTTTCCGAGAAGATGCACGGTGAATTTGAAAAACGGGCCGAAGAGCGGATCAAGGTTGAGATCATTCTCTCCGGCATAGGGCGTAAGGAAGGCATTGAGGCAGACGACAAGGACGTTGAAGATCGTCTGAAAACAATTGCAGAAGACGCGAATAAAACATACAATGAGGTCAAGGGTATTTACGAGCAATACGGGCTTGTGGACGGGCTCAAGGACAGCATCGTTGAAGAGAAGGCGGTCGATTTCGTGCTTGCAAGTGCCGTGATAAAGGATGCACCGAAGGAGAAGGAATGA
- a CDS encoding arginine decarboxylase, pyruvoyl-dependent: MIVKTPAKFFLVSGSSNGFSLLNAFDGALLASGVGDTNLVRMSSILPPRCEEMKPRPAALPQGALVPVAYASLTSDVPGEVISAAVAIGIPEDPNLAGLIMEYSARAEERVVVEQVKKMAEKGMEVRKRPIKEIMAISATHKVVAIGAVFAGVVLWD, translated from the coding sequence TTGATTGTCAAAACGCCTGCGAAGTTTTTTCTTGTCAGTGGTTCGTCCAACGGTTTTTCGTTGCTGAACGCATTTGACGGGGCCCTTCTGGCCTCGGGTGTGGGCGATACGAACCTGGTGAGAATGAGTAGTATCCTGCCTCCCCGCTGCGAGGAGATGAAGCCTCGCCCGGCCGCTCTCCCCCAGGGGGCTCTCGTGCCCGTCGCCTATGCCTCCCTTACGAGCGACGTTCCGGGAGAAGTCATTTCAGCCGCCGTGGCGATAGGAATACCGGAAGACCCGAACCTTGCAGGCCTTATCATGGAGTATTCGGCCAGGGCCGAAGAACGGGTCGTAGTGGAGCAGGTCAAGAAGATGGCCGAGAAGGGGATGGAAGTCCGCAAGCGGCCGATCAAAGAGATAATGGCCATATCGGCCACGCATAAGGTCGTTGCCATCGGCGCGGTTTTCGCCGGTGTGGTACTGTGGGACTAG
- a CDS encoding CoA-transferase subunit beta, protein MIQYSDNEMMALAAGRFIKNGDIVFAGTGVSILAATAAKRIFAPMAVIFFETGGIDPSLDEIPMAVADLRAMSGTSLNSGLIEAFSIVGHRRLHTIAFLGAAQIDRYGNLNTTSIGDYFKPKTRFSGSGGACDAATFASGVITFMQHEKRRFVQKLDYLTSVGWYKGGDSRKKLGLRRGGALAVVTNLGVLKFHEETKEMYLTEYFPGVTIEKIVENTGFPIDTSMAVEAAAPTVGELQILREEVDPQRLICQAIPADAQEAE, encoded by the coding sequence ATGATCCAGTACAGCGACAATGAAATGATGGCCCTGGCGGCGGGACGTTTCATAAAGAACGGCGATATCGTATTTGCGGGCACAGGTGTTTCCATACTGGCGGCCACGGCTGCAAAGAGAATTTTCGCACCCATGGCGGTCATATTCTTTGAGACTGGCGGTATCGATCCCTCTCTGGATGAGATACCCATGGCCGTTGCCGACTTGAGGGCCATGAGCGGCACGTCCCTCAATTCAGGTCTCATTGAGGCCTTTTCCATCGTGGGCCACCGCAGGCTCCATACCATAGCCTTTCTCGGCGCGGCCCAGATAGACCGCTACGGGAACCTTAACACAACGTCCATAGGCGACTACTTCAAACCGAAGACCCGTTTTTCCGGAAGCGGCGGCGCCTGTGATGCCGCAACCTTTGCATCGGGGGTGATCACCTTCATGCAGCATGAGAAAAGGAGATTCGTCCAGAAGCTCGACTATCTCACCAGCGTGGGCTGGTATAAGGGAGGGGATTCGAGAAAGAAGCTCGGTCTCAGGCGCGGAGGAGCACTGGCTGTTGTTACCAATCTCGGCGTCCTGAAGTTCCACGAGGAAACGAAGGAGATGTATCTCACCGAGTATTTCCCGGGAGTCACCATAGAAAAGATCGTGGAGAACACCGGTTTTCCCATAGACACTTCGATGGCCGTGGAGGCCGCCGCCCCCACCGTGGGAGAGCTTCAGATACTGCGCGAGGAAGTGGATCCCCAGCGCCTCATTTGTCAGGCCATCCCGGCAGATGCGCAAGAGGCAGAATAG